The Bos indicus x Bos taurus breed Angus x Brahman F1 hybrid chromosome 3, Bos_hybrid_MaternalHap_v2.0, whole genome shotgun sequence genome segment tcccattatcctctatgcataacttaaggtattaaaaactactttggaaaataaagtgcgggccttgttcaccgaaacttggtctccccatgtcattctttctctcaccttctggctgaattattcagcctcttttctccactgaatttcctcactgagctatccttatttcagccacttttctccactgaatttcttcactgagctatcctcattctattactctttatatctttgacgaatatttaaataaataggttgccAATGCTGTCtgtccttcgaataccctggatcagctggggctggaccccggcacttaTGGTTTTGTTTAGCAGCtttaaatagtatatttttgCCTAGCcataaaagataaaatcataaTGCCTTATCTTCACCATTTGTCATCACTTACCCTTGTAAACTTTGTTAGTTATTTCATATTTACACTGTAAATTTCCTAAtatcttcttaaaataaatatcttcctTATTTCCCCTGAGAACTCTGACTAACTCAACagtaagatgtgtgtgtgtaaaattttaGGGtcatatgaattatatataatatgtagttCTAAAATATGCACAACTCTACCCTGTGGTAAAATTGATCATAATTTTTTACAAGATCTCAAAAATCCTTTGCAATTAagcccaaagaaagtcaatgcatTCCAAAATGTAGAAAGAGATAAAGCTAGGAAAAGCTAAGAAAACCTCTCTTTATACAACAATTAGTTTGAATAAGAAAAGTGGAGTTGCATTTCATCAACAAAAtaacagtaattaaaataatgtcaTAATCTATGAGCAGTGCTCAAAAATGTACATTTACATTAATGAACAAGGAAAAGCTTATGtttccatatattttaaataaataagaaaatatactttaaataaacTTACATTAATGATTATAAGTTGAGGGTAgtaggagaagagggaaaaagaggatgagatgattgggtggcatcaccaacttgatagacatgagtttgagcaaaccaggagatagttaaggacaggacagactggcatgctgcagtccatggagttgcaaagtgttggacatgacttaatggtTGAACAATATTAACATTAATAAATATGCAcgaataaaaataatcaataaaatgtctataaagcaaagaaacaaaatattataaatgaaaataaaaattcataatttggaaaatagaataatgataaaactaaaataaaatccaacacatcagctaacatttaaaaagtagaaagatgTAGAAAAGACATtcctaagtaaaaagaaaacctataagtttttttttaaaagactgataaATTCTACATAAAACTGtgtcagaaaaaaaagatactacTTTAAAAGTCAAAGgcatacatgtggctgattcatgttgatatttggcataaaataagaaatttctgtaaagcagttatccttcagttaaaaaataaattaaatttttattgttatttatttatttattttttactttagaatattttattggttttgccatacatcaaatgcatctgccacgggtgtacacgtgttcccaatcctgaaccccctacccacctccctccccataccataaaAGGTCAAAGGCAATTGAcaaactagtaaaaaaaaaatataaagtccaACTCAAATCACAGAAGTTAACTAAAATCTAAAGAATACCTATTAATCAATAGGAGGTCAAcaacccaattttttaaaaattgaagaatatGAGGAGGAAAATGAATTATGAAGGACTCAAAAGTAAAGAGATgtttgatctcatttatatgagaattgaaaagtaaaatgataatGTTATCTTCTTTTTACCAGCCAGATAATATAAAATCAAATGTTTGGAAACATTATCTCAGCAATAATGTAGGGTACCAGTCACTCGCCTCACATAGTAAGTAGTGAGACAAATTGATAGTCTGTTGAAAGTAATTTGGCAACATCCATGAAATTCTAAAACATCTATTCTTTTACCCAGTGATTCTGCTCTTAGGTCTTCAGCTCACATATATATCAGCATACATATTAATGTTATGTATACAATTATTCACTACAGCATTGTTTATAAAAGCAATCTGTTGAAAACTATTTAACAAtagggaactttaaaaaatatgatacatTCTTATAATTCAATAGTatatagctattttaaaaaggataagaCTATTCAGTACAAATTAAAATGGTCTAACCTCCAAGAtattatattgttgttcagtcacaaaattgtctccaactctttgtgagccatgaactgtaacctgccaggatcctctgtccatgagctttcCCAGaaaggtaagagtactggagtaggttgccatttccttctccaggggctcttcccaaatcagggatcaactTGTGTTTCACGCACTACAtgaaaattctttatcactgagcccccaaagaagatattcagttcagctcagttcagttcagtcactcaatcgagtccgactctttgcgaacccatgaatcccagcacgccaggcctccctgtccatcaccaactcctagagatcactcagactcacgtccatcgagtcagtgatgccatccagccatctcatcctctgttgtccccttctcctcctgcccccaatccctcccagcatcagagtcttttccaatgagtcaactcttcacatgaggtggccaaagtactggagtttcagctttagcatcattccttccaaagaaatcccagggctgatctccttcagaatggactggttggatctccttgcagtccaagtgactctcaagagtcttctccaacaccacagttcaaaagcatcaattcttcggtgctcagccttcttcacaatccaactctcacatccatacatgctgctgctgctgctgctgctgctaagtcacttcagtcgtgtccgactctgtgtgactccatagacgtcagcccaccaggctcccctgtccctgggattctccaggcaagaacactggagtgggttgccatttccttctccaatgcatgaaagtgaaaaagtgaaagtgaagtcactcagtcgtgtccgactcttagcgaccccatggactgcagcccaccaagctcctccctccatgggactccccaggcaagagtactggagtggggtgccattgccttctcgcatctatacatgaccacaggaaaaaccatagccttgactagatggacctttgttggcagagtaatgtctctgcttttgaatatgctatctaggttggtcataactttccttccaaggagtaagcatcttttaatttcatggctgcaatcaccatctgcagtgattttggacccccaaaaaataaagtctgacactgtttccactgtttccccatctatttcccatgaagtgatgggaccagatgccatgattttcgttttctgaatgtcgagctttaagccaactttttcactctccactttcaccttcatcaagaagctttttagttcctcttcactttctgccataagggtggggtcatctgcatatctgaggttactgatgtttctcccggcaatcttgattccagcttgtgtttcttccagtccagcgtttctcatgatgtactctgcatgtaagttaaataagcagggtgacaatatacaaccttgacgtactccttttcctatttggaaccagtctgttgttccatgtccagttctaactgttgcttcctgacctgcatacagatttctcaagaggcaggtcaggtggactggtactcccatctctttcagaattttccacattttattgtgatccacacagtcaaaggctttggcatagtcaataaagcagaaatagatgtttttctgaaactcttgctttttccatgatccggcagatgttggcaatttgatctctggttcctctgccttttctaaaaccagcttgaacatcaggaagttcactgttcacatattgctgaagcctgacttggagaactttgagcattactttactagtgtgtgagatgagtgcaattgtgtggtagtttgagcattctttggcattgcctttctttgggattggaatgaaaactgaccttttccagtcctgtggccactgctgagttttccaaatttgctggcatattgaatgcagcactttcactgcatcatctttcaggatttgaaacagctcaactggaattccatcacctccactagttttgttcgtagtgatgctttctaaggctcacttgacttcacattccaggatgtctggctctaggtcaatgatcacaccaccgtgattatctgggtcatgaagatctttttgtacagttcttctgtgtattcttgccatctcttcttaatatcttctgcttctgttaggtccataccatttctgtcctttatcgagcccatctttgcatgaaatgttcccttggtatctctaattttcttgaagagatctctagtctttcccattctgttgtttttctctatttctttcattgatcgctgaggaaggctttcttatctcttcttgctattctttggaactctgcattcagatgtttatatctttccttttctcctttgcttttcgcttctcttcttttcacagctatttgtaaggcctccccagacagccattttgcttttttgcatttcttttccatggggattttttttgtttttaatgacttaAGATAACATGACTATTTAATGAAAATTTAGCATATAACATCTGACTTTTATCCTATggacaaatcagaaaaaaatacaataattctTTTACCCATTACATTctacaaaatcagacaaaatgaCTTTATaagcagtttttaaataaaaacagcaattttATTTCAAACCAATATATTATCATCCTATTCCTTTattctatatatgtatttaattggCAAACCTACTAGATTACAGAAATCAGTAAAAATCCAATCCATGATGCTTCAGTTGCTTAGATCATTCATATTACATTTGCAATTCATTGTTCTTATGTTAGAAGCCTGATTATCAGTTCCCATTAAAGTGCTATGCCCTACTCCTTGTCCCAGTAAATGTGACTAGTCTCTGCACAAGGCTAAGTAACAATGTGTATAATACTCTTGAACGTTCACACATGATTCATCAAGCACGCAGATCCCAGCTCCTAAGACAAGGTCATCAAAGGGCAAGCAGCTGTCCTAGTTCTCTTGTTCCTCATAGTGAGCACAGCCACTGGCATAGGTCTTTCCTAAATTCAAATCAGTAAACAAATCTGATGAGTCAGCATCTGAATCTTTTCCAccttcatcttcttcctcttcgTCATCCTCTGTTTCGTACTCATCTTCTTCCTCATCATGGTAGGTAGTGCCAGCATGTTTATCAGATGCAAGGTTCTTCCAATAGGCATCATACCGAGAAGCTCCATCTCCCTCTTCACCTCCAGTTTGCATGCCAAATTTCAGGGAACGTGTTGACATGCTAAGATCCTTAGTTTCCTGAGTTTCATGTCCACATTTAGGGCAGGGaggctgttttcctttttcttgcttaAACACCTTGCTCCTTGTATGATCATCACAGAAACAAGCCTTACAACAGAGACAGGAATGCTGACCAAGCCTATTACATGAAACACATTTAAATGTTTCTGCTTCTAAAACCTGGCAGCTGGCTTGATGTTCAAACTGATCATCTTCACAGAGAAAGTTATGGCAAAAAGAACAACTGAAAATTCTGCCTCCGTGGTCCCACACACCCCGTTCACATTCCACACACTCAGCATTGGTAAGCGGGCAGGCACAGGCGTGTGTGCTGAGACACTTCCTACCATGACAGACCCAAGCTTCGCAAAAGTCACATATTGCACCCACCATGGCAAGGCCAGTACTGTAGACACCAGCATGCTTTATGACACAGTCTAAAGACTTCATCATGCACTTTGTTTTCCCACACTGTGCACAAATTGGTAACTTCTGTACAGAATTACAAAAGTAGCAAAATGCTCTATTTTTCTGCCGCCTCTGACACTTGTCACATTCCAAAGTCTAGCCCTCACTGCATATATTTATGGATGAGTCATGTCTTCCtttgtcttccttctcttctctagaAATGACCCATTGACGCATTGCATGGATGTTTAGCTAAATCTATGGTGCTTCTTGATGCTCTTAGTTGTTTTTCCCGTTCCCGGCGGTTCTCTGCCTTCTTCCTTGCACCAGTCTTTTTTTTAGGCATTTTCCCTTCTTTAGATACTGGGAGCCGGACCGGACATCCTTTGACATCaccccatggggatggtcttgatccctgtctcctgtagaatgtcaggaacctccttccatagttcatcaggcactctatctatcagatctagtccgttaaatctatttctcacttctactgtataatcataagggatttgatttaggtcatatctgaatggtctaggtccaagccaggcttcagcaatatgtgaacagtgaacttcctgatgttcaagctggttttagaaaaggcagaggaaccagagatcaaattgccaacatctgccagatcatggaaaaagcaagagagttccagaaaaacatatatttctgctttattgactatgccatagcctttgactgtgtggatcacaatgaactgtggaaaattctgaaagagatgggagtaccagtcCACCTGatctgcatcctgagaaatctgtatgcaggtcaggaagcaacagttagaactggacatggaacaacagactggttccaaatagaaaaaggagtacgtcaaggctgtatattgtcaccctgtttatttaacttctatgcagagtacatcatgagaaacgctggactggaagaaacacaagctggaatcaagattgccaggagaaatatcagtaacctcagatatgcagatgaccccacccttatggcagaaagtgaagaggaactaaaaagcctcttgatgaaggtgaaagtggagagtgaaaatgttggcttaaagctcaacattcagaaaacgaagatcatggcatctggtcccatcacttcatgggaaatagatggggaaacagtggaaacagtgtcagactatacctttttgggctccaaaatcactgcagatggtgactgcagccatgaaattaaaagacgcttgctccttggaaggaaagttatgaccaacctagatagcatattcaaaagcagaaacattactttgccaagaaaggtccatctagtcaaggctatggtttctcctgtggtcatgtatggatgtgagagttggactgtgaagaaagctgagcaccgaagaattgatgcttttgaactgtggtgctggagaagattcttgagagtcctttggactgcaaggagatccaaccagtccattctaaaggagatcagtcctgggatttctttggagggaatgatgctgaagctgaaactccagtactttggccacctcatggaaagagttgactcattggaaaagactcggatgctgggagggattgggggcaggaggagaaggggatgacagaggatgagatggctggatggcatcactgactcgatggacatgagtcagtgaactccaggagttggtgatggacagggaggcctggcatgctgcaattcatggggtcgcaaagagtcggacacgttgagcgactgatctgatctgaatggtctagtggttttccctactttcttcaatttaagtctgaatttggtaataaggagttcatgatctgagccacagtcagctcctggtcttgtttttgttgactgtatagagcttctccatctttagctgcaaagaatataatcaatctgatgttggtgttgaccatctggtgatgtccatgtgtagagtcttctcttttgttgttggaagagggtgtttgctatgaccagtgcattttcttggcaaaactctatagtctttgccctgcttcattccgtattccaaggccaaatttgcctgttactccaggtgtttcttcacttcctacttttgcattccagtcccctataatgaaaaggacatcttttttgggtgttagttctaaaaggtcttgtaggtcttcatagaaccattcagcttcttcagcattactggctggggcatagacttggattactgtgatattgaatggtttgccttggaaacgaacagaaatcattctgtcatttttgagattgcatccaagtactgcatttcggactctattgttgaccatgatggctactccatttcttctgagggattcctgcccatagtagtagatataatggtcgtctgagttaaattcacccattccagtccattttagttcgctgattcctagaatgtcgacattcactcttgccatctcttgtttgatcacttccaatttgccttgattcatggacctgacattccaggttcctatgcaatattgctttttacagcatcggaccttgcttctatcaccagtcacatccacagctgggtattgtttttgctttgcctccatcccttcattctttctggtgttatttctccactgatctccagtagcatattgggcacctactgacctggggagttcctctttcagtatcctatcattttgccttttcacactgttcatggggttctcaaggcaagaatactgaagtggtttgccattcccttctccagtggaccacattctgtcagatctctccatcatgacccacccatcttgggttgccccacgggcatggcttagtttcattgagttagacaaggctgtggtcctagtgtgattagattgactagttttctgtgagtatggtttcagtgtgtctgctctctgatgccctcttgcaacacctaccatcttacttgggttttctTACCCTGGCAGTGGGATatttcttcacggctgctccagcaaagcgcagccactgctccttaccttggacgaggggtatctcctcactgccacccttcctgaccttcaacatgggatagctcctctaggccctcctgtgcccatgcagccacagctccttggacgtgggcaCTAAGCACGGGCGGCTGCGACCGGTGCACTAagcgtggctgagaggagctacctcacgtccgaggtcaggggcagaagctgggaggaccccatgcctgaagggcggcagccaagaggcgttaccccacgtccgaggtcaggggcagtggccgggagtGCCAGGCCGCGACGGCACAGGAACGGCCGAGAAGAcctacccaagtccgaggtcaggggaggcggccgataggagctaccctgcgtccgaggtcaggggtggaggccgagaggagctaccccacgcccccacacccgaggccaggggccgtGGCTGGGAGGAACAACCCCAGGCCCGAGACCAGGGGCGGCCGCTGGGAGGACCAACGGCACGtcacaggtggtctggtattcatgttaaataaaaaagatcagtGTAGAGAAGTCAGTTCAGAATGCCAAAATctgcttttttaaataatagaaaatatttacacaCACTTTTGCTTATGCATGGAATTCAACTGGCAGAATACAAAAGAAATTGATAATAGCAGTTGCCTTTTGAGAAGAAAACTAGGTAGGAGGTACAAGAATGGAAGACAATCCTGCCTTTTACTATCaaccttttttgtatttttgcttttgtacCATACtcatatcatttatttaaaaataaatgactaaatgtTAGAGAGAAAATGATATAAAAGCTCACTAGGGGATTTGAGTTATAAACAAAATGACTTAGAATAACTTACTATAGCTCTCTCCCAACTATGGTACAAGATCCATTTCTCTGATTCTTGAGGATTtaaaaatcagtcctgtataGCTTTGGGACATGCCACTTGGTCAGTTTCGTGGGTCTTTAACTCAAGCCCCATCAGTTCTGAGGCTGTCTGAGGCTGTCTGAGGATCACTGACTCTGTTGGTACCAAGGATCTATGGAAATGAGACCTAACTCAAGAGTTTAGGAGGGAATGCAAAAAAACAGGAGGTTCAAGGACCTATTGCAGACCAACTACCAACTCAGAAGCTTTCTTGTGAGAATGATCAACAGACTGCCTCACCCTGACAGGGGAAGAGTCTGCCACCCCATTTTTCTCCCCTCTTGCTGATCTAAACCATCCTTAAAGGGATTAAAGGAAACAAGTCCACACATGAAGACTAAAGCAATGTCCTTTTTCTGGGGCAGTAAACATGATTACATTGGATTTTGTTGGTTTCAAAATCCATTGTCTCCTGAAATTTAATTTGCCATTTTGCCCTAAGCTTATTTGGGGCTTAATGAAACAGAATCTAGTGCAAGGTACCAGAGACTTCATGCAGGCCCTGACAGATCAGTCAATCTTAATAACCTCATTAATGATCAGAAGGAGATTGGATAAGAATCTGGTTGGAATGGGtgggaaaatttcttaaaatagccTCTGCTTTTATTCTCATGTTATTAGCACCCAATGCATTTTTTCAATTGTGATCGAATGTAATCTTCAGTACTCCtaacctttttgttgttgttgttccttcaGAACTGCTAGCAGCTCCAATGAAGAGAATATACAAAGACTTGCAGGCACAGAGAAAGTGCTCTAGAGGATGCCATGAGGCCACACTCCCTTAGCCTCCACCGGCTTCTAATCTCTGGATTAGAGCAACTAAATCCACTAGGAATAGGTTCTCCTagataaattttttgtttgtatctCCAATCAAGAGAAGTTATACTCTTAAATGGTATTGCAGAAGCTGTAAAAATAAGTTCATCCTTTCATCCACTGCATAAAATCCTTACTAAGCACATGTTGAACACTGGCAGGTAAAAGGACCATGACACAAAACAAATGTAAGGCTCATTTCTGCCCACCAGGAGCTTACAAATCTAGTTGGTAAGACCAAAAGCACACACAGGAAAAGaaccagagaagacatacatCTACACTTGATTATTAATTGACTTCACATGTCCATGTTCAATGGATTTCCAAACATTCAGTCTCTGCTGGAAGAATGTCAAGGAGTTTGGCACCAATGAGCCTGTATTAAATAACCTTCCATAGGCTGCAAAACGGTTTTCAAACAGAGCTCTGTGTTCTCTTGAAACTCAGACAGAAAAGAGGAGACTTAAGCCCTCTGAGAGGAGTTGCATTGTCTCTCAGTGTGCTGGGGGGTTCAGTTGGTCAGTGGTGTCCAGAGGCCACCTCAGGGGTGAAAAGTTGACTGCAAGTGAGGATATCAACAATGGGGGGAGTAATGGTCAGGAAGAGTTTATGCCTTCCTACTGTTCCTTTGAATCTCAGAAAGGAAACCCATGAGGCTGTGAATTTGATCTTTCTTTCCATGTAACACAAATCACAAGGCACTCCACTTGCAGAAGTATAGCAGGGATTTGGAGAGGGAAAGGCCAGGCTGGTTGGGTCCTTGTGGAAGATTGGGAAAGGGTGGGGATTTGAGCTGAACTCACAAGCTAAAGAGAGAAGCCAAGGAAGGGCAGTTGAGGCAAGTGAGCTGTGTGAACCAGCCTTCAGAGTCTGGGATGGACTGGCCTGATGGGACCATCTGTAAAGGAGAAACCTTTGAGAGAGTCTCTCAGGGGCCTACATGGGGCTCACCTGTCAAGACCTCTATGCCTCCTCTACCTGGAACACTCATTTTCATTCTGAATCTGAGTGTCCCAGTGATTTACAACTCCTAGTAAACATCTGAGACCCCCAAGCCTTTCTAGTCAGGATGAGCTGGAATCAGAATTCCCTGTTGCACCCTCTATGTCACTGACCAGTTAtccatttttttctggtttataaaatgaaaactttaataTCTAGTTTGCATTTATATTGTTCAGATATAATTTATGAAAAGGCtatgacacatagtaggtgctcccAAATGGTAGCTGCTGTTACCCTTGGGCCAGGTTACTGTGGTCCTCAACTAGCAGGAAGCTCAGTTTGGTCTTCAATAACCTACAGGGATGAGATggagtgatgggggtgggggggagggtcaagagggaggggacatgggtatgtACATGTTAGAGGAAGCACAATGACaaaccacccacccacccccctggccaggcaccacagtaaccatgtgcatgagttattttacagTAGGATGCCCTGGTAAGGAACACCAAACAAATAAGCCACCACTAAAGGGAAGAGTTcaagaaaggtcaaaaggagacaccatatGTCCAACCACCTTCCAGAATCCTTCTTACCAGCattcatcttggctgagcaatgcgtgcACCACCAGCAAGGAGTCtaagtcagaatgactggccaaagacaacccccaaactaatcccatcaccataaaaacCCAAGGCtatgagccatgtggcagagcagttctgctgggttcccttaccctactgctctccacctgggtccCCCTTcctaataaaatctcttgctttgtcagcacatgtgtctcctcagataatttacttctgagtgttagacaagagcccacctTTGGGCTCTGGAaggggtccctcttcctgcaacacatatggctgattcattatattgtatagcagaaacaaacacaacattgtaaagctgttaaattccaattttaaaattcagggggaaaaaaaaagatggggctGAGAAACCAGGCTCTCCACATGACCTCTGGCCCTGTTCTCATGAAGGAAGGGGACCGTGCCCCTGTGTCCTGGGTCTTCTAGGCCACATGGGCAATAAATATTCAAACATTGGATTGGTAAATAGGCTCTACTTGCcagttttgttatttattttcacatCATTTTATTATTGTCATAAAAGTCATTTGTGAATTATGTGACTGTTTTTTAGAGTTTCta includes the following:
- the LOC113890388 gene encoding zinc finger protein 330-like, translated to MPKKKTGARKKAENRREREKQLRASRSTIDLAKHPCNASMECDKCQRRQKNRAFCYFCNSVQKLPICAQCGKTKCMMKSLDCVIKHAGVYSTGLAMVGAICDFCEAWVCHGRKCLSTHACACPLTNAECVECERGVWDHGGRIFSCSFCHNFLCEDDQFEHQASCQVLEAETFKCVSCNRLGQHSCLCCKACFCDDHTRSKVFKQEKGKQPPCPKCGHETQETKDLSMSTRSLKFGMQTGGEEGDGASRYDAYWKNLASDKHAGTTYHDEEEDEYETEDDEEEEDEGGKDSDADSSDLFTDLNLGKTYASGCAHYEEQEN